Proteins encoded within one genomic window of Anopheles gambiae chromosome 3, idAnoGambNW_F1_1, whole genome shotgun sequence:
- the LOC1280884 gene encoding probable cGMP 3',5'-cyclic phosphodiesterase subunit delta, producing the protein MGTDDLGKGEKILNGFQINWMILRDADTGKIIWQENKDFSCPDVEHEAKVPVKILSLRAVSREINFSTVEAMENFRLDQKVLFKGRIMEEWFFEMGWVSPNTTNTWQSTIEAAPESQMMPAKVLNGNVTIETSFYDGDTLISKSVVRLYYI; encoded by the exons ATGGGCACGGACGATCTCGGTAAAGGGGAGAAAATTCTAAACGGATTTCAAAT CAACTGGATGATACTGCGGGATGCGGACACGGGTAAGATCATCTGGCAGGAGAACAAGGACTTCTCCTGCCCGGACGTCGAGCACGAGGCGAAGGTGCCGGTCAAGATACTCAGCTTGCGTGCCGTGTCGCGGGAAATCAACTTCAGCACCGTCGAGGCGATGGAAAACTTTCGACTCGACCAGAAG GTCCTCTTCAAGGGGCGCATTATGGAGGAATGGTTTTTCGAGATGGGATGGGTCAGCCCGAACACGACCAACACCTGGCAGTCGACCATCGAGGCCGCGCCCGAGTCGCAGATGATGCCGGCCAAAGTGCTGAACGGCAACGTGACCATCGAGACGAGCTTTTACGACGGCGATACGCTCATCAGCAAGTCGGTGGTGCGGTTATACTACATCTAA